The Gemmatimonadaceae bacterium genome contains the following window.
CGTCGACCAGATGCACCGGGCGAGCCCGACGGCGCGCACCAGAACGATCGAGGAATACATGGCAACCGAGGCACGCCGCGCTTTTACGCTGACCGGGAAGACGGTGTCCACGTCGGACGCTGAGAGCTTCGTCCGTGCGATCGCGCACGCAGGGCTTGTCCGGATCGTAAGATGACGGCCGGCTACGGCGGCGGCGGCGCGGACTCCGCGCTGGCGGACATCCGGCCCGTAGTGACCAGGATCGACACTCCCCGCAGCTCGGAAGATCTCGCGGCCGACCTGATCGAGATCTGGAGCGGATTGGAGACGGTCCTGCGCCGGATGTTCGGCGGATCGGCGCTGAGCGGTCAGGCGCTGGTGCGCGAAGTCCGACAGCGGGAGATGATCACCCTGACGCAGGCGCACGCGCTGCTCGAGTTCCTCGCCGCGCGCGAGCGGTGCGACAACGTGAGCTACAAGCCCACGCCGGCGGACGTGGCGGCCGCCAAGGACGCGTTCGCGCAGCTCGACACCGCCACGGGCGTACCCGGCCGCGACGCGGCTACCGCGGGCGCCGCGTCCGCGATGGCCGGCGCACCGGCCGCCGCCACGGGATACAGCTCGGCGCAGCGCGCTGCCGCCGCGCCGCAGGAGCCGGCGATCGTGCCTCCGGCTCCGGGGCTTCGGCCGCTCATGCGCGAGCGCGCGGCCGGCCTCCCCACGTGGGGCTGGATCGCCATCGCGGTCGTGGCGCTCGCGTTCGCCGGCGTGGCGGCCTACTACGCGATGCAGAATCGCGGCGACGACATGGATAAGGCGGTCCGCATGATGGCGGATGGCAGGCGCGAGGCGGCGCGCGGAGAGTTCACCCGGATCGCGCGGGAGAATCCCGAGCTGGCCACACCGCACGTGTTTCTCGCGCGGATAGCCCGGGAAGAAGGCGATCTCGCGGCGGCGCGGCGCGAGATCGAGACGGCCATCCGGCTCGACCCGGCGTGGAGCGTCGCGCAGCGAGAGATGGGAATGCTGCTGCTCTCGCAGGGCAACTACGATCTCGCGCGGAGGTTCTTCGTGCGCGCGATTGAGCTCAACCCCGCCGACTCGGCAGCGAAGGGATTTCTCGGATGCTCGCTCATCCGGCTGGGGAACCGTGACCTGGGACTGAGGTTCATCGGCCAGGCGGGGACGGGGTCGTGGTCGGCGTGCGCCAGATAACGACCGTATCTGCCTGAGCGCGGCGGTCTCCCGCGTTGCCGACCCCGAGCGCGCGGAAGGGGAATCCAAGTTTGGAGTGTGGCAGTGCGGAGTCATCAGTGAGGAGTGTCCTCGTTTGCTACTCCGAACTCATCACTCCCGACTGCCACACTCCTAACTTGGATTCCCTGCAACATCCTGGAGCCCGGTCGCCCCATGATTGAGTTCCACAACGTCGGAAAAACGTACCGGTCTCTCACCAGCCGGAGCGTTCGCGCCGTGGACGGCTTTTCGCTCGAGATCCCGCGCGGAGAAGTCTTCGGGATAGCGGGCCCCAACGGCGCCGGCAAGAGCACGCTCATCGGCGTCCTGCTCGGGTTCCTGCATCCGTCGGACGGCCGCGTGCGCGTCAACGGGATGCAGCCGCGGTCGTACATAGAGAAGCACGGGATCGGCTACCTCTCGGAGCTGGTGACGATCAACAAGCGGTGGCGCGCGGACGCGGCGCTCACCCGCTACGCGATCCTCGCCGACATCCCCCGCGAGCGGATCTCCGAATCGGTCGAGAAGGTGATAACGACCCTCGGACTCGGCGAGCACCGGCGCAAGAGCGTGAAGGCGCTCTCCAAGGGAAACCTGCAGCGGCTCGGCTTGGCGCAGGCGCTGCTGCGCGACGAGGAGCTGCTCATCCTGGACGAGCCGACCCACGGTCTCGACCCGGTGTGGACGCAGCGCTTTCGCGACATAGTCGGCGGGCTGCGCGATCCCAACCGCACGATGCTCATCGCGTCGCACAACCTCGACGAGCTGCAGCGCCTCGCCGACCGCGTGGCGATCATCGATCACGGCAGGCTCCAGCGCGTGGTCGGCACGAGCTCGCTGGACCAGCAGTCCGTGGGCGCGCTCACCTACCGGATCTCGCTGGCCTCGGGCGCCGAGCATTTTATGCGGGTATTCCCCGAGGCCGCGGCCGTGGGTCGCGGCGAGTACGAGGTGGTCGTGTCCGACGTCGTGGCTCTCAACCGCCGCCTCGGCGAGCTGATGCTGGCCGGCGGGGTCGTTGCGGCGGTGGTTCCAACCAGGTCCGTGCTCGAGCAGCAGTTCCGCGAAGCGGTGGGAGAGAGCGCATGAACCGGCGCCAGGTCGCCTCGTACGTGCCGTGGCAGCTGTGGGACTTCGCGCTCGACCGCGGAGTCGCTCTGCTGTTCGTGGGCGGGCTGATGGGACTGTCCGTGCTGTGGCCCGGATACATCGCGCTCCGCGAGCAGATGGCCCCCGAGCTGGTCGCCGGCAAGCTGCTCGAAATCGCCGTCGCGCAGCAGGTATCGATCCTCGTGGTCATCGCGGCGAGCGGGATCGTCGCGAACGACAGGATCGGGGGCTACTACCGGTTCCTGTTCTCCAAGCCCGTGCGGATGCCGGCGTATTACGCGCTCCAGTTTTTCGTGACGCTCACCGGGTTGCTGCTCGCCACGCTGATCCTGCTGTCGGCGTTCTGGATTCTGGTGGGGTGGGCTTCGCCCATGGTGCCGCTCATAATGGTTGTCGCGACTTTTCTCGCTCTCGGCGGGACGATCTTCTTCTTCTCGACCATCACGCGCTTCGACTGGGCGATGCTCGTGCTCCTCTGGGGCGCGAGCGCGCTGTCGCGCACCCTCGCGGCCGACAAAGCATGGTACGAGGTCGCGCGCTGGGTGCTGCCGCCCACCCACCAGATCGGCAAGCTCCAGGGCGCGCTGTTCGCGGGCACGGAGATAGACATTGCCGGGACCGCCTGGCTCGTGGGTTACGGCGTGATCTTTTTCCTCGCCGGGCTCGTCGTACTCCACAGGAAGGCGATAGCAGAGTGATTCCCGCCGGGGTGACACGCGCCGTGCTTGGCAACGGCCTCACGGTGCTGGTGAAGGCAGACCCCGATTCGGAAGTCGTCGCGATAGTCACCTACGTCAAGGCGGGATACTTCGACGAGCCCGACGATTCCGTCGGAATCTCGCACGTGCTCGAGCACATGTTCTTCAAGGGCACTCCGACGCGCGGAGTGGGCGAGATCGCGCGGCAGACGAAGGCGAGCGGCGGCTACCTCAACGCTCACACGATCTACGACCACACGAGCTACTACACCGTCCTGCCGGCGGCCTCGCTCGCCAGGGGAATCGCAATCCAGTCCGACGCGTACCGCAACGCGCTGATCGACGAGACCGAGCTCGCGCGCGAGCTCGAGGTGATCATCCAGGAAGCCAAGCGCAAGGAGGACAACCCCGCGGCGGTCGTGACCGAGAACCTCTACGCGCTGCTGCACGACACGCACCGGATGCGGCGCTGGCGCATCGGACGGGAGGATGTGCTCCGCGGCCTGACGCGCGAGCGAATGCTCGCGTTCTACCGCGCCTACTACCGCCCGTCGAACACGATCCTGGCGATCGCCGGCGGAGTGGACACGGCTGCCGCTCTCGCGGAAGTCGAGCGGGCATACGGCGACATGCCCGCCGGCGACGTCGCGCGCGACCGCGGGCCGCCGGAGACGGGCACGCCGGCTTTCCGCTACCGCGAGCTCTCGGGCGACGTCGCGCAGACGCAGCTCGCGCTCGGCTGGCGCACCGCGCCGCTGGACGATCCCGTCACGCCGGCGCTCGATCTCGGCGCGATGCTGCTCTCCGCGGGACGCTCGTCGCGGCTGTACCGCGCGGTCCGGGAGCGGCAGCTCGCGTCTTCCGTCTCGGCGAGCAACTACACGCCGACCGACGTGGGCGTATTCGTCATCCACGCCGAGACCGAGCCGGAGAAAACCGCGGACGCCGCGCGCGGAATACGAGCGCAGGTGGACTCCCTGCGACACGGCGACATCGCGCGCGCGGAGATCGACCGCGCGCGGCGGCTGTTCGAGAGCCGCTGGATCCGCCACCTCGAGACGATGGAAGGGCAGGCGCATTATCTGGCGGAGTGGGAAGCGCAGGGCGGCTGGCGGCTGGGCGAAGACTATTACGCGCGCTTTCTGCGCGCGGACGAGCGCGACGTTGCGGACGCCGCCGCGCGATTTCTCGGGAACGACCGCTGCGGCGTAATGATCTATCGTCCCGAGTCGGCGCCGGCGGTCGCCGCGGGAGCCGCGGAGCTCAACGCGCTGCTGCAGGGGGGCGACGCCGGGCTGCGGCACGAATCTCCGCGCGCGGCGCCGGCTGTCCACACGCGGCCGGTAGAGGAGGCTGGCGTCGAGCACGGGGTGCACGTATTCCGGACCGGGCGCGGGCTCCCCATTCTCGTGCGGCAACGGTCGTCAGTGCCGATGGCTCACCTCGCGGTGGTCAGCGCCGCCGGCGCGGCCTACGACACCGAGGACCGTTCCGGTCTGGCGCTGCTGCTCGCGCGCACAGCGCTGAAGGGGACGGCCACCCGGACCGCCGACGAGCTGGCCGCCGAAGCCGAGCTCCTCGGCGGGAGCATGGCGACCAGCGTAACCGCGGAGACGCTCGGCTGGAGCATCTCGGTGCCGGCAAGCCGGCTCGAAGCCGCGGCGGCGCTGCTCGCCGACGTGATCGAGAATCCCGCGCTGAGCCAGGACGCGCTGGAGACCGAGCGCTCGATAACTCTCTCGGATCTGGCTTCGTTCCGCGACGACATGTACTCGTACCCCATCCATCTCGCGGGCGCGGCCGCGTACGGCGCGCATCCGTATGCCCGGTCCACGCTGGGGACGGAGCAATCGCTGCACGCGGCCAGCGCGCGCGATCTGCGCGAGCGGCACGCGCGATCGGTGGCGCGCGGGCGCGTCGTCGTCGGCATCGTGGGCGACGTGGAGCCGCGGCGCGCGGCGGAGGCCGCGGCCGGCGTGTTCGGGAAGATCGAGTACGACGAGCGCGCACAGCTCGTGCGCCCCGTGTGGCCCGACGCGGTCCGGCTCTCCGCGGAAGACCGCGACAAGGCGCAGACGGCGCTGGCGATGGCGTTTCCCGCGCCGTCGCGCCGCGACGACGACCGGTTCACCGCACGGCTCATCTCACTGATGGCCAGCGGTCTTGGCGGACGGTTCTTCGACGAGCTGCGCGAGCGCCAGTCGCTGGCGTACACGGTGGGCGTGCACGTGATCGAGCGCGCGCTTGCCGGCACCTTCGTCGGCTACATCGCCACGGCGCCGGAGAAGGAGGAAAGAGCGCGGGAAGGGCTGCTGCGCGAGTTCCAGCGGCTGCGGGAGGAGCTGGTCACCGAGGAGGAGCTCGAGCGCGCGAAGGAATACGCGGTGGGGACGCATGTCATCCGCCGGGAGAGCAACGCCGCGCTGCTGTCCGAGATGATCGAGGCCTGGCTGTTCGGGCGGCTGGCCGAGCCCGCGGAGTTCGAGGGAAAGATCCGCTCGGTCACGCGCAAGCAGGTACGGCGGCTGGCCGCGGCGTGCTTCGATCCCGCGAGGCGGGCGGAAGGAGTGGTGCGGGGCCGTTAAGGGGCGGCGGCTTCGCGCAGACCCGCGCGAGCCCGGGTGAGCATCGCCACGGCCGGACGCAGTCGTCCGTTGGGGGCTCGCAGTCCGCGCTCCGAGTTGTAATCCCCGGCCTCGCCGACGATCAGGCCCTTGATCGCGGTCTGCGTCGTCGCCCAGGCGAGTGCGCCCCAGATCGCCAGCTCCTGACTTTTCTCGCCGTGCACTGCGGGAAACCCGCCCGCGTTGAATACCCAGTGCGGCTTCTGCCGCTCCGGATTCTGCAACAGCCAGCGCTGCGCGATCCGCGTGCGCGTGTCGAGCGTCGTCGCCCCGTCGAAGCCGGGAAGCAGCGTGAAGCCGACGACGTCCATCGGCGATCCGGGGCGCGCGGCCCAGGAGTACAGCACGCTGTCGCGGACGCCGTAGTTCGACGCGGCGACCCCGACCCTCATCGCCGGACGCAGGCGCTGTCCGAGCTGCGCCGCGCGCGTCAGGTAATCGACCCAGAATTGCACGGGCTGCGTGCCGAGGGCGCGGGCTCCCTCGCCGTACGGCTCGACGGCCGGCAGCAGAATGTCGGGGCGCAGCCGCCGGATGATCTGATCCAGGTGGCGCAGGCGCGTCTGGTTGAACGCGGTGACGGACTCTCCGAGCCGGCCGTTGGCCTTGGGCGAATATCCCAGAGAGACGACGAGAAGCACGGTGTCCGCGCGCAGTCCGGCCAGCGCGCGCGAAAGCGAGTCGAGCGTCGGTCCTTCGATCGCCTCGGGAGTGAGGACGACGCTGACGACGTCGACTTCGAGCTGGTGCGCGAGCGCGGTGTCGTTGCGGAGCGCCAGGCGGGAGACCGGCCCACCCAGGTCCGGGAAGATCTTGAGCCCGAGCGCGAAATCGCCCGCGGGCCGCTCCTGCAGCCGCTGACTCTCGTACCGCGGATAGCTGCGCACCGCGGCCAGGCCGTCGGGGACTTCC
Protein-coding sequences here:
- a CDS encoding tetratricopeptide repeat protein, with translation MTAGYGGGGADSALADIRPVVTRIDTPRSSEDLAADLIEIWSGLETVLRRMFGGSALSGQALVREVRQREMITLTQAHALLEFLAARERCDNVSYKPTPADVAAAKDAFAQLDTATGVPGRDAATAGAASAMAGAPAAATGYSSAQRAAAAPQEPAIVPPAPGLRPLMRERAAGLPTWGWIAIAVVALAFAGVAAYYAMQNRGDDMDKAVRMMADGRREAARGEFTRIARENPELATPHVFLARIAREEGDLAAARREIETAIRLDPAWSVAQREMGMLLLSQGNYDLARRFFVRAIELNPADSAAKGFLGCSLIRLGNRDLGLRFIGQAGTGSWSACAR
- a CDS encoding ABC transporter ATP-binding protein, translated to MIEFHNVGKTYRSLTSRSVRAVDGFSLEIPRGEVFGIAGPNGAGKSTLIGVLLGFLHPSDGRVRVNGMQPRSYIEKHGIGYLSELVTINKRWRADAALTRYAILADIPRERISESVEKVITTLGLGEHRRKSVKALSKGNLQRLGLAQALLRDEELLILDEPTHGLDPVWTQRFRDIVGGLRDPNRTMLIASHNLDELQRLADRVAIIDHGRLQRVVGTSSLDQQSVGALTYRISLASGAEHFMRVFPEAAAVGRGEYEVVVSDVVALNRRLGELMLAGGVVAAVVPTRSVLEQQFREAVGESA
- a CDS encoding pitrilysin family protein — protein: MIPAGVTRAVLGNGLTVLVKADPDSEVVAIVTYVKAGYFDEPDDSVGISHVLEHMFFKGTPTRGVGEIARQTKASGGYLNAHTIYDHTSYYTVLPAASLARGIAIQSDAYRNALIDETELARELEVIIQEAKRKEDNPAAVVTENLYALLHDTHRMRRWRIGREDVLRGLTRERMLAFYRAYYRPSNTILAIAGGVDTAAALAEVERAYGDMPAGDVARDRGPPETGTPAFRYRELSGDVAQTQLALGWRTAPLDDPVTPALDLGAMLLSAGRSSRLYRAVRERQLASSVSASNYTPTDVGVFVIHAETEPEKTADAARGIRAQVDSLRHGDIARAEIDRARRLFESRWIRHLETMEGQAHYLAEWEAQGGWRLGEDYYARFLRADERDVADAAARFLGNDRCGVMIYRPESAPAVAAGAAELNALLQGGDAGLRHESPRAAPAVHTRPVEEAGVEHGVHVFRTGRGLPILVRQRSSVPMAHLAVVSAAGAAYDTEDRSGLALLLARTALKGTATRTADELAAEAELLGGSMATSVTAETLGWSISVPASRLEAAAALLADVIENPALSQDALETERSITLSDLASFRDDMYSYPIHLAGAAAYGAHPYARSTLGTEQSLHAASARDLRERHARSVARGRVVVGIVGDVEPRRAAEAAAGVFGKIEYDERAQLVRPVWPDAVRLSAEDRDKAQTALAMAFPAPSRRDDDRFTARLISLMASGLGGRFFDELRERQSLAYTVGVHVIERALAGTFVGYIATAPEKEERAREGLLREFQRLREELVTEEELERAKEYAVGTHVIRRESNAALLSEMIEAWLFGRLAEPAEFEGKIRSVTRKQVRRLAAACFDPARRAEGVVRGR